One Candidatus Edwardsbacteria bacterium genomic window carries:
- a CDS encoding response regulator, translating into MRAYKLLIVDDEPNITRILAYELKKEGYDVIIANDGREGLERAKNEKPDLVVSDIMMPNMDGYEFCRHLQEDPKLRAIPFIFLTAKTGHDNRIYGYSIGAQKYLTKPVNKEELLKAVNIRLKYSNEAIKLFAKKAKKFEGDLSIISIFSLIDMFSIGVWSGFVDLKSIDGRAGRIEVFEGFIQKCTIDGQEDANTWTTLLGWNQGTFKAVHE; encoded by the coding sequence ATGAGAGCATATAAGTTATTAATTGTAGATGATGAGCCAAACATAACCAGAATATTGGCTTATGAATTGAAAAAAGAGGGCTATGATGTCATTATAGCCAACGATGGCCGGGAGGGGCTGGAAAGGGCTAAAAACGAGAAGCCAGACCTGGTCGTTTCGGACATAATGATGCCCAATATGGATGGCTATGAGTTTTGCCGTCATTTGCAGGAAGACCCCAAACTTCGGGCGATCCCATTCATTTTTTTGACGGCCAAGACGGGCCATGATAACCGGATCTATGGGTACTCCATAGGCGCCCAAAAATATCTTACCAAGCCGGTAAACAAGGAGGAGCTGCTCAAGGCCGTCAACATCAGACTGAAATATTCCAACGAGGCCATCAAGCTGTTCGCCAAGAAGGCCAAGAAATTCGAGGGGGATCTGTCCATCATTTCCATCTTCAGCCTGATAGATATGTTCTCCATCGGGGTGTGGTCAGGTTTTGTCGATCTGAAGTCAATTGACGGCCGGGCGGGCCGGATCGAGGTCTTTGAAGGCTTTATCCAGAAATGTACCATCGATGGACAGGAGGATGCCAACACCTGGACGACTTTGCTGGGATGGAACCAGGGCACCTTTAAAGCGGTGCACGAATAA
- a CDS encoding LysO family transporter → MFTVLIIMTAGIILGYLIRRKTRVIRYIGSAINIAIYLLLFLLGISVGANETIIRNLATLGLTAIALTAGAVAGSVGLSYFTYKLFFAPKE, encoded by the coding sequence ATGTTCACAGTTCTGATCATAATGACCGCCGGGATCATCCTGGGATATTTGATCCGCCGTAAGACTAGAGTTATAAGATATATCGGTAGCGCCATCAATATTGCCATATATCTGTTGCTTTTTCTGCTGGGCATATCAGTGGGCGCCAATGAGACGATAATCAGGAACCTGGCAACCCTGGGGCTGACGGCCATAGCGCTGACTGCGGGGGCGGTGGCGGGAAGCGTGGGCCTTTCCTATTTTACCTACAAGCTGTTCTTCGCTCCAAAAGAATGA
- a CDS encoding DUF2089 domain-containing protein: MIKQLPNACPSCGGNLYVSEFKCPDCDTAVRGEFHLSPLGNLSEDHFNFIRTFVLSRGNIKEVESRMGISYPTVRNKLDEVIRALSEQQAHKITPAEVLDALEAGKITASQAAEMLKNNQQGE, translated from the coding sequence ATGATCAAACAGTTGCCCAACGCCTGCCCGTCCTGCGGAGGAAACCTTTACGTATCGGAATTCAAATGCCCTGACTGCGATACCGCCGTCAGGGGCGAGTTCCACCTTTCCCCCCTGGGGAACCTGAGCGAGGATCATTTTAATTTCATCCGGACCTTCGTGCTGTCGCGGGGCAATATCAAGGAGGTGGAAAGCCGGATGGGCATATCCTACCCCACGGTCAGGAACAAGCTGGACGAGGTGATCCGGGCCCTCTCGGAACAGCAGGCCCATAAAATAACCCCTGCCGAGGTGCTTGATGCGCTGGAGGCCGGCAAAATAACCGCCTCCCAGGCGGCCGAAATGCTGAAAAACAACCAACAAGGAGAATAA